The window AAAAGGTGGTGACTTGAACAATGCTATTGTAGTGGTTGATAAAGATGTGGACGAGGAAGAGTTGAACCACCTGGCCAAACTATTTAACCGTAAGGATATCAGCGTTGCCCCGCAAGGTATTTTAAACAATATTGAGCTGCGCCACCAAAATGAACCGGCCCGGCACAAGCTGCTGGACATGATTGGCGACCTGGCGCTGGTGGGCGTACCGCTGCGCGGCCATATTATGGCAGCAAGACCGGGCCATGCCGCTAACGTGGCTTTCGCTAAAAAAATTAAAGCGCTGATTAAAAAAGAACGCAGCCGCAAACATGTAAAGGTTTACGACCCTAACATGACCCCGGTTTATGATACCGTACAGATCATGAACATTTTGCCGCACAGGCAGCCGTTTTTGATGATAGATAAGATACTGGAGCTATCAAAAAGCCACGTGGTGGGGTTGAAAAATGTAACCATGAACGAAGATCTGTTTATGGGTCACTTTCCGGGTTCACCATTGTTCCCCGGTGTTTTGCAGATAGAAGCTATGGCGCAAACAGGTGGTATTTTGGTATTAAATACCGTACCCGACCCTGAAAATTATATCACATTATTCTTAAAAATAGAAAATGCGCGGTTTAAAGATAAGGTTCAGCCGGGTGATACCGTTATATTCCATTGTAACCTGATCGCGCCTATCAGAAGAGGCATTGCTCAAATGAAGGGTATTGGCATGGTTGGGGCGCGCATTGTTGTTGAGGCCGAATTAATGGCACAAATTGTGAAAAAAACAAATACTAAAACCACCGAAGAATGATCCAACCCCTGGCTTATATACACCCGCAGGCCCGCATAGCCGAAAACGTAGTGATAGACCCTTTTGTAACTATACATAAGGACGTTGAAATTGGCGAAGGCACCTGGATCGGTTCAAACGTTACCATTATGGATGGCGCGCGCATTGGTAAAAACTGCCGTATATTTCCCGGTGCAGTAATATCAGCTATCCCGCAGGACCTGAAATATAAAGGGGAAAATACCCATGTGGTAATTGGCGATAACACTACCATTCGCGAATGCGTAACCATTAACCGTGGAACTAACGACAGGTTTAAAACCGAAATTGGCAGCAACTGCCTTATTATGGCCTACTGCCACGTTGCGCACGATTGTTTGGTTGGCAATAACTGTATCTTTAGTAACAATACCACGCTTGCGGGGCATATTACCGTGGGCGATAATGTTGTTTTAGCGGGGATGGTAGCTATACATCAGTTTGTAAAAGTGGGGTCGCACGCGTTTGTAACGGGTGGTTCGCTGGTACGTAAAGATGTGCCGCCATATGTAAAAGCCGCCCGCGAGCCGCTATCGTACGCTGGGATCAACTCGGTTGGTTTACGCCGCCGCGGTTTTAGCGAAGAAAAGATAAATGAGATACAGGATATTTACCGTACCCTGTTTGTACGTAATTATAACGTAACCAAAGCCCTGGATATCATTGAAGCCGATTTCCGCCCTACCCAGGAACGCGACGAAATACTGAACTTTATACAGGGTTCGCAACGCGGTATCATGAAAGGGTTTGGAAACAGCTAAAAAGTCGATAGTCCATAGACCATAGTCCATAGTAAAAGCTATCGACGAAAGTCCATGGGCTATGGGCCATCGACCATGGACTCACACATTAGCATATCTCTAAAAGGAATTGGCCGCCGCTTTAACCGCGACTGGATATTTCGCGGGGTGGATTATGTGTTTACATCGGGAGAAAGCTATGCTATCCTGGGGCCGAATGGTTCGGGGAAATCTACCTTGCTGCAAATCCTTAATGCCAGTCTAACCCCGTCGGAGGGAAGCATCGATTTTACCTTTAGCAATCAACCATTGGAGGTTGAAAAGGTATTCAACCACATCAGTTTAGCCGCACCCTACCTGGAACTGATAGAGGAATTTACGCTGGCTGAAATGATCGATTTTCATTTCAAGTTTAAAGCTTACCTGCCGGGATTGGACTGCAATAAAGTGATCGATCTGCTGGCGCTGCCCACTTCTAAACATAAACTCATTAAGTATTTCTCATCGGGTATGAAACAGCGTTTAAAACTTGCGCTGGCTTTTTGCGCCGATACCGCTTTGCTGATGCTGGACGAGCCAACTTCAAATCTGGACAGCCAGGGGGTAGCATGGTACCTTAACCTGGTGCAGCAATTTGCAAAAAACCGGCTGCTTATCATTTGCTCAAACCAGGAGCACGAGTATAACTTTTGCCAGCACCAATTACTGATAACGGATTATAAATAAAGGCGGGGTTGTCAAGTCGTCTACAACTTCTATAACCCTAAAGGCCTTTTATTTATGGTTAACACATGTAAACCATAAATAAAATTTAATAATCTGATTATTAGATGGTTGAATAAAAATAGCCCCGAATTTTGTAAACCATGTAAACCATGTTTTAATGGGTTAACCAGGTAACATTATCAAACTAAGTGCTTGATTGTTTGCGGATAAGTACATAAGTTTGCGCCTCAGAAAAAAGATATGGCTAAAGCATCAGATATTAAAAATGGAAACATACTGCGCTTTAACGGCGAGTTAGTGCAAGTCGAAGAATTTATACACCGTACCCCGGGTAACCTGCGTGCGTTTTACCAGGCGCGCATGCGTAACGTTAAAACAGGTAAACTGGTTGAATACCGCTTCCGTGTTGACGAAGAGGTGAATATTGCCCGCGTGGAAACCAACGATTACCAGTACCTGTACGATGAGGGCGAAACTCTGGTGATTATGGATAACACTACTTTTGAACAGCACAGCGTACCCAAGTTTTTGTTCGGCAGCGGCATAAAATTCCTGAAAGAGGGGATGAATGTGATTGTTGCGTTTGAGAGCGAAGAGCCAATAATGGCATCGCTACCAAACAGCGCCGAACTGGAAATTACCTATACAGAGCCTGCCGTTAAAGGTGATACATCAAGTGGTGCCATGAAAAAAGCTACCGTTGAAACCGGTGCCGAAATAAATGTGCCCTTGTTTATTAACCAAGGTGATAAGGTAAAGGTTGATACCGCTACCGGCGCTTATGTTGAGCGCGTTAAACAATAATAATCCTTTACGAAATATAAAAAGGAGGCTTCGTTTTGCGGGGCCTCCTTTTTGTTTATATTAGTAGTGTCGTGACCAGCAAACAACAACTTCGCCAGCAATACCTTCAGCAACGGCAACAGCTTTCGGTTGATGAATACGATGCGCTGAATAAGAAATTGTTATCTGAATTTCAAAAGTTAGACTTAACCGACATTAACTGCATCCACCTTTTTTTGCCAATGAAGGAGAATAATGAACCAGATACTTATGCCATCCGCGATTGGTTGAAGGTGAGCCATCCGCATATCAAAATAGTATTCCCTCAAACCAATTTCAAAACACTAACCATGCGCAGTTTTGCGGATGATGCAGACCTAAAATTGGAAGTGAATAAATATGGTATAACCGAACCTGTGCGCGGCAATGAAGTTAATACATCAGCTATTGACTTGGTTATACTGCCGATGCTCATTTTTGATAAGCAGGGCTACCGCGTTGGTTACGGTAAAGGCTTTTACGATAGGTTTTGCGCACAATGCAAACCCGGCACAAAGTTTATCGGCCTGTCATTATTCGATCCCGTTGAAAGCATTGAAGATGTTAACGAGTACGACGTGTGGATGCACAGTTGCCATACGCCCAATGGGCGATGGGATTGGCATTGAAATTATACACCACAGCATGCTTCTCGCGATGATGTTTTTTAATACTAAGCAGGGTGCAACTCCAGCAATACCGGGCAATGGTCTGAGTGTTTTGCTTCGCACAAAATTGCCGCGCGCTTAATGCGGGGTTCCAGTTCGGTGCTGGCCATAGTATAATCAATGCGCCAGCCCAGGTTTTTAGCACGCGAATTAGCGCGGAAACTCCACCAAGTGTAGTTATGTGGTTCCTTATTCAAATGCCGGAAGGTATCTATAAAGCCCGATTCGATAAAATTCTCCATCCACTCGCGCTCCTCGGGTAAAAAGCCTGACGAGTTAGCGTTCGATTTTGGGTTATGGATGTCAATTGGTCTATGGCAAATATTATAATCACCGCATACCACCAGGTTGGGGTGTTCAACCTTCAGCAGGGTAAGATATTTGCCAAACTCATCCAGGAAACGGTATTTGAATACCTGCCGATCATCGCCGCTGGAGCCTGATGGGAAGTATACACTCATGACCGATACATCATCAAAATCAACGCGGATATTGCGGCCTTCGCGATCAAAATCAGGGATACCACAACCATATTCTACGTGATTAGGTGTGTGTTTGGTAAGGATAGCCGTACCGCTATAACCTTTCTTCTCGGCCGGGAACCAATAATGCTGATATCCCATTTGCTCTACCAGGTGCAGGTCGGTCAGTACATCAGGCGTAGCCTTTATTTCCTGCAGGCAAACCACATCTGCATCGGTAGCCTGCAGCCAGGCCAGCCAATTCTTATTTATCGCCGAACGGATACCGTTGACATTATAGGTGATGATTTTCATATTTATACAATCTGTTATAGCGAGAAATAGCGTGGCAATCTCGTAGTTCGCAAACCATCCTACGAGATTGCTGCGTCGTTACGCTCCTCGCAATGACAATAATTATTTTTCTTCCAGTCCCAGCAACTTGTCCAACTCCTTGCACTCGCCTTTTTTAAGCACTTCTACGGTCATTGGTACATCTTCCAGCGGGCGGTCTTTGGCATCTTTTTTTGCCGCGGCAATGCGATCGACCATATCCAGGCCCATCACTACTTCGCCATAAACAGTATAGCTATGATCAAGCTGGGCTGTGCCACCAACCGATCGGTACCACTGGCGCTGCCACTCGGGTACTTTATGGCCTTTCAAACGGCCCTGTTCCAGTTTGTCCAGGTCCTCATCGGTATAGCGTTTGCCTTCCACAATATAAAACTGCGTAGCGCTTGATGCCTTTTCGGGATTGTCATCGCGGGCGGCAGCTAGCACGCCTTTTTTGTGGAATAGTGTATCGTTAAATTCAGCAGGGACTTTATATTTCAAATCGCCCTCACCCAAAGCCTGACCCGGCTTGGCGTTCTTCGAATCGGGGTCACCGCCCTGTATCATAAAGTTTTGGATTATACGATGAAACAGCGTGCCGTTGTAAAAACCTTCCTTAGCCAGTTTGATAAAATTATCGCGATGCTTCGGCGTCTCATTATACAAACGGATGATGCATTGCCCGTAGCTGGTTTTAATGCGCACATACTGGTTCTTCGGCGGTTTGGCAAAGGCCGTTATTGTAAGCGTGCAAACAAGTAATAAGGTAAATAGTTGCTTCATAATTAGGGCTCTAATATTTCGTCAAAATAGTTAATGATCAGTGATTTCATCGTCATTTCCTGCTCTAACAGCGTATAATTAGGAATAGGTTTTACCAGTTTCCAATGCGGCCAGCCATCTTGGTCAAGGCCTTCCAACTCGTAGAACCCCATCATGCTGAACAGCTTGCAGGTCGCTATATGCATTAGTTCTTCCTTTTGGCGCTTGCTGAATTTTTGCGGGCCTTTGCCCAACTCCTGCACACCAATTAAAAACAGCAGAACCTTAATATCCGGCGTATCCGAATCAAAATCAGCTGCAATTCTATCCTGTAATTCTTTCCACCTGGTATTGATCTCGGCTGGTTTCATGGTGGTAAATATACGGTGTAAGTTGGAAAGATTTCATCAACAATATGTCGAACTTGCACCTGCGAATAGAGTTGCAAGTGGGATGCCGAAACAAGTTCGGCATGACGCATTACTGTCTACAATACCTTTATCCTAAAATCCTTGTACTCAATTTTCATGGGTGGGCCAACATGTCCTTGTACACCTATCAGGCCTTCCATCTTGCGGTTGGCGGTGTCGTTATCAGTTACTTCGCTCATCAATTTGCCGTTAAGGTAATGCTGCAGCTTGTTGCCTTTGGCTATAATATGTAATTCGTTCCAATCATCGTAATTGATACTTTTCAATAGTTCTTCTTTGGTGCCGGTTGAATCAATAACGGTTGGTTTGCCATTTTCTATCACTGTCCGTTGTCCGCGCAAAGCCAAAAACTGTCTGCCGCGTTCTTCATAATTCTGACCGGAATAACGCGGATAACCAAGGTTGTATTTATCCTTACCATCAATATCGGCCTGATAACCTTTCAGCGCGTAGGGCAGGCTATCCACTCTAACGCTGCGATAGTTGACGCCACTGTTGCCTTTTGCTGATATTCGGTAGCTCACCTTCAGCTCAAAATTGGCCGGGTGGCCACCTTTCCAAATTAAAAAGGTATTTACCTTAATGATAGTTTCAGGGGTGATTTCACCGATTATTTCGCCATTTTCGGCACGCCAGTATTTCGGGTCGCCTTCCCAGCCATTTAGGGTTTTGCCATCAAACATGGGTTTATACCCATCGTCTTTTAATTGCGCTAAGGCAAAACCCGATAACAAGGTGACCGCACCGATAAATGCCAGTAGTTTTTTGATTTTCATACGTTGATTGTTACGTTTATCCCATATTTCGAGTTAAGGAAGAACTATTCTCAGACTTAAATGGAAGGTTGCATACTGTATAAGCCATACACAAAGGAAGTTGCTCTTCTATATATTGCCCGGAATGAATATAACGCTTATATCCTTATCTTCGCATATCAAATTCGATAAGCCGTGAAACAGCAGCACACTCCCAAAAAACAAGTAGATATTTATTTTGATAAGTACGCCGAGAGCCATCAAAACCACACCAATGAACTGATACATTGGATATGTGTACCGCTGATTGTTTTTAGCTTGGTTGGGTTGGTATGGGCCATCCCATTCCCTTATATTAAGTTTTTAGGCAAGTATAACGGCATGTTCAATTGGGCTTCTTTCCTTATCGCTTTTAGTATTTTTTACTATTACAAACTGTCGCCAATCCTATCGTATTTCATGCTGTTGATAGTAATGGCTTTTTGCTATGTAATTACTTTATTAGAGCAATGGCATACTGCCGGGGGCCCATTACTTTGGCAATCGTGCCTGGCTATTTTTGTGCTATCGTGGGTGGGACAGTTTATCGGGCATAAAATAGAAGGGAAAAAACCATCGTTTTTAGATGATATCAAATTCCTGCTGATAGGCCCTATATGGCTGCTTCACTTTATCCTGCTGCGGTTAAAAATAAAATATTAAGCCGCATTATTTAATCGTTCTCAGTATCCTGTTCCAGCGTACTTTATTAAAAAGAGTTGCCGTAGAATCCACACTCATCCAGGTGAGCATGGCTTTACCTATGATATGGTCTTCAG of the Mucilaginibacter boryungensis genome contains:
- a CDS encoding bifunctional UDP-3-O-[3-hydroxymyristoyl] N-acetylglucosamine deacetylase/3-hydroxyacyl-ACP dehydratase is translated as MNVKQRTIKGPVSVSGTGLHTGEKVTMTFNPAPENHGYKFRRIDVEGSPIIDADVDNVTDTSRGTTISQNGASVSTIEHVLAALVGLEVDNVLIDIDGPEIPIMDGSSIMFVDALAELGFTDQEADREYYHIPYNIHYSEEDRKVEMVAMPLDDYRFTCMVDYNSAVLGSQHASISTISEFKKEIASCRTFCFLHELEMLLKHDLIKGGDLNNAIVVVDKDVDEEELNHLAKLFNRKDISVAPQGILNNIELRHQNEPARHKLLDMIGDLALVGVPLRGHIMAARPGHAANVAFAKKIKALIKKERSRKHVKVYDPNMTPVYDTVQIMNILPHRQPFLMIDKILELSKSHVVGLKNVTMNEDLFMGHFPGSPLFPGVLQIEAMAQTGGILVLNTVPDPENYITLFLKIENARFKDKVQPGDTVIFHCNLIAPIRRGIAQMKGIGMVGARIVVEAELMAQIVKKTNTKTTEE
- the lpxA gene encoding acyl-ACP--UDP-N-acetylglucosamine O-acyltransferase, yielding MIQPLAYIHPQARIAENVVIDPFVTIHKDVEIGEGTWIGSNVTIMDGARIGKNCRIFPGAVISAIPQDLKYKGENTHVVIGDNTTIRECVTINRGTNDRFKTEIGSNCLIMAYCHVAHDCLVGNNCIFSNNTTLAGHITVGDNVVLAGMVAIHQFVKVGSHAFVTGGSLVRKDVPPYVKAAREPLSYAGINSVGLRRRGFSEEKINEIQDIYRTLFVRNYNVTKALDIIEADFRPTQERDEILNFIQGSQRGIMKGFGNS
- a CDS encoding ABC transporter ATP-binding protein, translated to MSISLKGIGRRFNRDWIFRGVDYVFTSGESYAILGPNGSGKSTLLQILNASLTPSEGSIDFTFSNQPLEVEKVFNHISLAAPYLELIEEFTLAEMIDFHFKFKAYLPGLDCNKVIDLLALPTSKHKLIKYFSSGMKQRLKLALAFCADTALLMLDEPTSNLDSQGVAWYLNLVQQFAKNRLLIICSNQEHEYNFCQHQLLITDYK
- the efp gene encoding elongation factor P, translating into MAKASDIKNGNILRFNGELVQVEEFIHRTPGNLRAFYQARMRNVKTGKLVEYRFRVDEEVNIARVETNDYQYLYDEGETLVIMDNTTFEQHSVPKFLFGSGIKFLKEGMNVIVAFESEEPIMASLPNSAELEITYTEPAVKGDTSSGAMKKATVETGAEINVPLFINQGDKVKVDTATGAYVERVKQ
- a CDS encoding 5-formyltetrahydrofolate cyclo-ligase; protein product: MTSKQQLRQQYLQQRQQLSVDEYDALNKKLLSEFQKLDLTDINCIHLFLPMKENNEPDTYAIRDWLKVSHPHIKIVFPQTNFKTLTMRSFADDADLKLEVNKYGITEPVRGNEVNTSAIDLVILPMLIFDKQGYRVGYGKGFYDRFCAQCKPGTKFIGLSLFDPVESIEDVNEYDVWMHSCHTPNGRWDWH
- a CDS encoding exodeoxyribonuclease III, encoding MKIITYNVNGIRSAINKNWLAWLQATDADVVCLQEIKATPDVLTDLHLVEQMGYQHYWFPAEKKGYSGTAILTKHTPNHVEYGCGIPDFDREGRNIRVDFDDVSVMSVYFPSGSSGDDRQVFKYRFLDEFGKYLTLLKVEHPNLVVCGDYNICHRPIDIHNPKSNANSSGFLPEEREWMENFIESGFIDTFRHLNKEPHNYTWWSFRANSRAKNLGWRIDYTMASTELEPRIKRAAILCEAKHSDHCPVLLELHPA
- a CDS encoding peptidylprolyl isomerase, with the protein product MKQLFTLLLVCTLTITAFAKPPKNQYVRIKTSYGQCIIRLYNETPKHRDNFIKLAKEGFYNGTLFHRIIQNFMIQGGDPDSKNAKPGQALGEGDLKYKVPAEFNDTLFHKKGVLAAARDDNPEKASSATQFYIVEGKRYTDEDLDKLEQGRLKGHKVPEWQRQWYRSVGGTAQLDHSYTVYGEVVMGLDMVDRIAAAKKDAKDRPLEDVPMTVEVLKKGECKELDKLLGLEEK
- a CDS encoding 3-keto-disaccharide hydrolase, whose product is MKIKKLLAFIGAVTLLSGFALAQLKDDGYKPMFDGKTLNGWEGDPKYWRAENGEIIGEITPETIIKVNTFLIWKGGHPANFELKVSYRISAKGNSGVNYRSVRVDSLPYALKGYQADIDGKDKYNLGYPRYSGQNYEERGRQFLALRGQRTVIENGKPTVIDSTGTKEELLKSINYDDWNELHIIAKGNKLQHYLNGKLMSEVTDNDTANRKMEGLIGVQGHVGPPMKIEYKDFRIKVL
- a CDS encoding Mpo1 family 2-hydroxy fatty acid dioxygenase, with translation MKQQHTPKKQVDIYFDKYAESHQNHTNELIHWICVPLIVFSLVGLVWAIPFPYIKFLGKYNGMFNWASFLIAFSIFYYYKLSPILSYFMLLIVMAFCYVITLLEQWHTAGGPLLWQSCLAIFVLSWVGQFIGHKIEGKKPSFLDDIKFLLIGPIWLLHFILLRLKIKY